ATGCCGGACCGGACGGCACGCTCGCCCTCATCGCCCTGTCGCCGCGCTGGGAACAGGACTTCGCCGATTCCATCGTCGGCCAGGGCGACGATCGCCAGCTCGCCATGCAGCCCTCCAAGCTCTCGGAATTCATCACTCTGGTCCGCGAGGGCTATGAGGATGCCGCTCGCATGGGCGAGGCGCCGGTGCTTCTGACCAGCCCGGGCATCCGGCCCTTCGTGCGCTCGATCATCGAGCGCTTCCGCTCACAGACGCCAGTGATCAGCCAGGCCGAGATCCATCCCCGGGCCAAACTCAAGACGGTCGGCGGCATCTGATCGCGCATCGTCGCGGCGCGCTCCATTCTATCCAAAACAGATAAACTGACGCGCAATTTGCGCCGATTGTCTCTGAAACAGGAAAAGCCAAATCTCGGGATGAGCCGTCGATCGATGGCCGCCATCTCACGGAGGAGCTTTCCATGCCGATCATCCAGATCACCTATTCCACGCCCGCGCCGTCCGTCGACCTTCCGGCCCGCATCGCTAAGGACATCGTGGCAATCACCACGCGCGTCCTGCGCAAGAAGCCGGAACTCACCGCTGTGACGATCGCGCAGCGCGATGCCGCACACTGGTTCGTCGGAGGACCGTCGCTCGCCGAACAGGGGCTGGCCTCGTTCTTCCTCGACATCAAGGTGGTCGACGGCACGAACACGAAAGACGAGAAGGCGGCCTATGTCGCGACGATCTTTGACGCTTTCGGCCAGCTGCTCGGCCCGGTTCATCCCGAAAGCTACGTCTACATCCACGACGTCAAGGCGGAGGCCTATGGGTTCGGCGGCCTGACGCAGGAACACCGCTACATCGCGGGAAGGTTGCCTCACGCTGCCTGACATGTCGGCGAGTGGTCCTCGGCGGGACTTCGGATTAACCCTTCCTTCATCCTCTGGTCGACGCGGCAGTCGGCTTCAGACAGGATCGCGCCGTCTTCCCGAGCCCCCATCAGGAAGGAGACACGATGAGGTTCCGCATGTCCCCGACCCAGGCCGTCGCCTTGACGCTCACCGGCAATTTCGTCGTGTGGGGTCTGATCATCGCCGTTGGCGTCCACTATCTGAGCTGACGCCGGCTTCGACACGTTTTCCGCCACAGGCCTCGACGGCTCCCGTCGAGGCCTTTCGTTTGGCCTTAAGCTTGGTCGCTGCGCCCGCCGCGCGGCCGGTCCGGAACTCCTGCCGACAGTCCC
This region of Phreatobacter aquaticus genomic DNA includes:
- a CDS encoding tautomerase family protein; translated protein: MPIIQITYSTPAPSVDLPARIAKDIVAITTRVLRKKPELTAVTIAQRDAAHWFVGGPSLAEQGLASFFLDIKVVDGTNTKDEKAAYVATIFDAFGQLLGPVHPESYVYIHDVKAEAYGFGGLTQEHRYIAGRLPHAA